The genome window TCGGTCGAACCCGGGAAGTTGGAAATGAAGTACGGAACCAGATACTGCTTCTTGCCGGCCTTGCGACTTTCCTTCTCAAACGCCTTCTGAAATTCAAGAAAACACTGTGGTCCCGGCTTGCGCATTTTTTTGAGCACCTCGGCGTGCATGTGTTCCGGTGCCACTTTCAGATGACCCGATACGTGATACTTCGCCAGCTCGCGAATGTACTCCGGAGTGCGCAGCGCCACATCCATGCGAATCCCTGACTGCACAAAAACGTGTTTCACTTTTTCGAGCTCGCGCACTCGGCGCATCAGATGAATCGCCGCTGTTGCGTCCAGCTCAAGGTTCGGACAGATCGCGGGATACAGGCAGCTCGACCGTTTACAGGTTTTGCACGCCTCGCAAACGCCGTTGATGCATCCATATAAATTCGCCGTCGGCCCGCCAATGTCTGTTACGGTGCCGTGGAACCACGGCTGATTGCTCAATTCTTTCACTTCACGCACCACCGAATCTTCAGACCGACTCGTCAGAAAACGACCCTGATGAAGACCTAAGCCGCAGAAGGCGCACCCGCCGCCGCAGCCGCGCACAACCGTCACCGATTCCTTAATCATCGTATACGCCGGAATCTTTTCCTTATACGATGGATGCGCAGCCCGCACATACGGCAGTTCGTAGACCCGATCCATGTCCTCCGTCGAAAGCGGCTCAGCCGGCGGCTCAATCAGCACCGCGCGCGCACCGTGCATCTGCACCAGCGGTCTGCCGGAAAACGGATTCTGTTCGCGCTCTGTCAGGCGCGTCAGCTCTCGCACCTTTGCTTTGTCCGTCTTGCACTCTTCAAACGAAGGAAGCACCACACATGCGGACAAATCGAGCGAGTTGGTTTCTTTGCCACCGAGAAAACGTGCCGTACCGGGAATCCCTGCCAGCGCTTCACCGTCATTCACCCGCCGAGCCGTTTCTCGAATCGCGCGCTCGCCCATGCCGTAGACCAGCAGGTCCGCCTTGGAATCCGCCAGAACCGACGGGCGCAGCTTATCCTGCCAGTAATCGTAGTGAACCGTACGACGCATGCTGGCCTCAATGCCGCCAAGCACCGTGGTTACTCCCGGAAAAACTTTTTTGACCAACTGCGTATAAACCATCGATGCCAGATTCGGTCGTTTCCCGACCACGCCGCCGGGCGTGTAGGAATCCTCTTTACGTTTGCGGCGCGCAGCGGTGTAGTTCGAGAGCATCGAATCCAGATTGCCCGCCGTAATCCCACAAAAAAGACGCGGACGGCCCATCACGGTCAACGACTCGGGATCGGCCCAGTCCGGCTGGGAAATAATGCCGACGCGCCAGCCGTCAGCCTCGAGCACACGGCCGATCACCGCCGCGCCAAACGCCGGATGGTCCACATACGCGTCACCGGTAATCACCAGTACGTCGAGCTCATCCCATCCGCGCGCATCCATCTCCCTCCGGGACATGGGTAAAAACTGTTGTTCTTTAGACATTGGGAAACAGCGTCTCATATTTTCCAATGCTTGGGAATCCAATCTGTGCAGCAACACAATGGCGTCCAAATCCTGGAAACGGCTCAAAGAATCGGCGCGGCAAGGCCGTTGATGACTTTGAGAATCCGGGTCTGGGTTTCGTTGGGCGCAGCCAGCGTTTCGTCTTCCGGGAAACTGCCGACATTCTGATAATGCGTATAGAAATCGGGGTGACCCGGCGACAGCGGCGCCATTCCCGCCAGCAGATCAAAACTGGCCGTGTTGCGAATCGGCCACAGGTCCGCCGGAATAGAAGCCGAAATCCTCTCGAAAAAGGAATTCACCTTGTCCAGGCTGAGCGGAATTTCCCGACGGGCGATCACCCAGCTGTTGCCCGCCCGCATGTCGTTCTCGATATTTTCCTGGACCAACCCGGCGATTTTCGGGTCATAAATCAGCAGGCCGACCTCTGTGTTCAAATTGGCCGACCGCGGATCCAGATTAAAGGTCCCGATGTAAGCCACACGCCCATCCATCACAAACGATTTTGCATGAATACAGAGGTATGGCTGTTTTTTCTTTTCTCCCGCGGCGGCTTTCTGCTCCGCCAGCGCCTTCATTTTTGGATAGGCAGGAAAAACGGTCAGTAAATTGCCAGGCAGCGGTCTGTATTCATAGATATGGAATCCGAGGTCTTCGATGTAGAGCGACCGCCATTTGTAATTCGCGGAGTAAGCCATAATATTGTCGGTTGCTCCAAAACTGTTCGACGAAACCTTCACCTTCAAATCCGGATTTTCCGCTTTTTTCCGCAGGAAAAAATCCCGCATCGGCTTGTCCAGCACCAGATAGGGACTCTGCAGCACCAGCTCATCGTTCCAGTTTTCCAGCTCCTTGCGCAGTCGGGCGGTAATAACGCCGTCTCCGTTCAGTCCCCATCGGGAATTTTTGCCCGGCTTATCGCAAATAAAATCCACTCGCTGCGCCGGAAGAAGGACATCCGCAAAGCGGTCCTGAATCTGCGCGGCATCGTCGGCCATCGGACTCAGCTCATCAAAAAAGCCGTGCAGCTCAAACTCATCCCATGTTTCGTAGCGGGTAAATCCGCCGGCTTCCAGCCGCTTGCGAACATCGAGCAAATCATGTCCAGCAACCGCATAGTTATAGCCCCAGAACTGTTCAAACGATTTCTCGATATCGCGCACCACCGGACCGACCACCAGCACATCACGGTCCTTGAAATTCATGCCGATCGAAAAATCATAATAGGTGTTTTCAATATTACGACCGCCCGTGATCGCAACTTTCCCGTCCACCGTAATAATCTTGTTATGCATCCGCTGATTCGTATTCCGGAATGCAAACAGCACATCCATCAACCCGCGAAGTTTGGACGGGTTCAGCCGATCTCCCATCGGGCGATAATATTTCAGTTCCAGATTCGGATGCACATCCGCCAAAAATGCCGCCAGATCCCGATCCTTGTCCGACGCGATATGATCCGTAATCATTCGGACCTTCACACCGCGCTTCGCCGCCTGAATCAGCTCATACATAAACAGGCGCCCGCACTCGTCATTGGTCAGAATGAACGTCTGGACATCAATCGACTTCTTTGCATTACGGAACAGGTGCACCCGAAGCAGCATCGCATCGTATCCGCTGTTTACAATCGCCACCCGATTCGTTCCGTCCTGCGGCCCGAACAGCGGCGATTCCGCCGCCGCTCCGATCGCTGCCGCCAGAAACACCAAACACAAAAACCGTTTCATTTCCTGTCTCCTGCCGAAAACCCGAATTTCCAACCCCTGAAAAAACCTTCCCAGATTTTCCAAACATTGGAAAATATATTCGACCTTCCGGGAGGAGCCTGCCTAGTATGCCGCTTTAATATAGATAGACGACTCATGCAAAAACAAGATACCGACCTTTTTCTCAGTATTTACAGAAATATGCTGGCATCGCGGAAAGCCGACGCTGTGCAGGAGGACGCCGCCCAGCGCGGAGAAGCCTTTTTCTACATTCCTTCGTCCGGTCACGAGGCAATGGCCGCACTGGCTCCGCACCTGACGGAAGCGGACTGGCTGCACTGCCACTACCGCGACCGCGCACTGATGCTCGCCCGCGGCGTCACGCTGACCGATGTTCTCCTTGACCTGCTCGGGAAATCCGGGTCGCCGTCGGAAGGCCGCCGCATGCCCGCGTTTGCCAACAGCCATGCGCTGCGTCTGCTGAGTGCACCAACCTGCGTGGCCAATAACGCCCTGCAGGCTGTCGGCGTCGCCCAGGCCGTTAAAGCAAAAGGCGAAATCGTCTACTGCGGAATCGGCGACGGAGGAACTCAGGAAGGCGAATATCTCGAAGCAATCGCAGAAGCTGTCCGTTCCGAACTGCCCGTTCTGTTTGTGGTGCAGAACAACAAATACGCACTCTCCACTCTGTCCAAGGGCCGCACCTTCTTCTCGCGTCCCGATGGAGATGCGGATGAATTTTACGGAATTCCAATTCTGCGCTGCGACGGCACCAATGCCGTCGAAACCCATGCGGTTTTCGGGGAAGCGGTTTCCAAGGTTCGGAAAAACCAGCCCCAGATTGTTGTGATGGACGTTGAGCGGCTGATGAGCCACACCAACGCCGACGACCACTCGCTCTACCGCTCGGCCGAAGATATCCGCGAGATGCTCGAAAACTCCGATCCGATCCTGATTCTGGCGGAAAAGCTGATCGAAGCCGGCATTCCGGAAGATGAGCTGAAAAAGATCGAACACGAGATCAACCACGAACTCGACGAAGCCTTTACCGCCGCGCGCAAAGCGCCGATCTGCCAAACCGAGCTGCATGCCAAAAAGCCGATTGTCTCAGGAAAAGAGGAACAGCGTGCTGACGGCGACGCCCTGACGATGATTGAGGCAATGCGCTCGGTAATCCGCGCCCGCCTCGACAGCGATCCGGATGCTTATTTTTATGGCGAAGATATTGAAGACCCCAAAGGTGATGTGTTCGGCCTCACCCGCGGCGTCGGCAAGGATTTCCCGAAGCAGGTGGTCAATTCGCCGCTGAGTGAAGCGACGATTGTCGGCGCGGCTATCGGCCAGTCGCTGACGGGCAAAAAGCCGGTCGCCTGCATTCAGTTTGTCGACTTTATGCTGCCGGCCTTCAACCAGATAGCCGCCGAGCTCGGCGCGATGTGGTGGCGCACCAACGGACAGTGGGAATGCCCGGTTACGGTGATGGCCATTTGCGGCGGCTACCGCCCCGGCCTCGGACCGTACCATGCGCAGACCTTTGATGCCACCTTCGCGCATATTCCCGGCCTCGACGTACTGATGCCGTCGACTGCCGCCGATGCCGCCGGCCTGCTCAACGCTTCGTTCGAGTCAGGTCGTCCGACGATTTTTCTCTTCCCGAAAAACCTGATCAATGACCGCTCGGTCTGCTGTGCAGACAACGCTGCCGAACAGTTTGTACCGATCGGAAAAGCGCGCGTGACGCGCCCTGGCAAAGACCTGACTATTGTCAGCTGGGGCTCCACCATGCCGCTGTGCGAAAAAACCGCCGATGCACTCGAAGAAGCCGGTGCTTTTGCGGAGCTGATCGACCTGCGTTCCCTCTCTCCGTGGGATCAGGAAACCGTCCTCTCTTCCGCACAAAAAACCGGCAAACTGCTGGTCGTCCACGAAGACAATCACACCTGCGGACTCGGCGGCGAAATCCTCGCCACCGTGGCCGAAAAAACCGACGGCATCAAAATGGCGCGCGTTGCGCGGGCCGACACCTACATCCCCTACCACTTTGAAAGCCAGATCGACGTCCTGCCCTCATTCAAAAGCGTGCTCACCCAAGCCGCCGAACTGACCGGCTATTCACTTGAATGGCAGAAGCCGGTCGAGGAAGCCGAGGGCATGGTCACAGTCAATGCAATCGGATCCAGCCCGTCTGATAAAACAGTGACGATCACAGAACTGCAGGTGGAAGCCGGACAAGCCGTACAGGCCGGCGACATTCTCGCTTCGGTGGAAGCCGACAAAGCCACGATGGAAATTTCCACACCGGTTGACGGCATCGTCGAAGAACTGCTTCTGGAAGAAGGCGATTCCGTTGATGTCGGCACACCGCTGGCGCGCATCAAAACAGAAGAAACCGACCTGATCAAAAAGCCGGTTACATCGGAAAACCCCGGCACCCCGATTCTGGAAAAACTGTTTTCTGCAGACATTCCAAGCATTGAAAAAACCGTTTCCGAAGTTCGGAAACCGATTCTTCTTTCGTCGATTTCCACGGTGCTTGGTGCACGTAAGATTGTGAACGAGGATCTGGTGAACCCGAATGACGAATGGGATTCGGCCGCCATCCAGAAACGAACCGGGATCGAAACGCGCTACTGGATCGATGGAACCCAGGATGTCACATCCATGGCCGTACAGGCCGTGCGTGACCTGCTGGCCAAGGAACGGCTGGAACCGTCCGATATTGACGCGTTGGTTTGCTCAACCGGAACGCCGACGGCCATGACTCCGTCGCTCGCCTGCCGCGTTCTGCGCGCACTCTCGCCCGAAAAAGGCGAACTCTTGATGCAGGCGCACGACGTAAACGCCGCCTGTTCCGGATATATGTACGCCCTGCAGAATGCAGTCGACATCCTGCGCGATGATCCATCGAAAAAAGTTATCGTCATCACCGCCGAGACGCTGTCGCCAATGATCAACCACGACGACCCGAAAACCAGCGTTCTTTTCGGCGACGCGGCAACCGCATCCCTGCTCTCCTGCGAACCGCGGCAAGGAAACATTAACGCGCTCGTTAACCGTCC of Tichowtungia aerotolerans contains these proteins:
- a CDS encoding YgiQ family radical SAM protein, translated to MSKEQQFLPMSRREMDARGWDELDVLVITGDAYVDHPAFGAAVIGRVLEADGWRVGIISQPDWADPESLTVMGRPRLFCGITAGNLDSMLSNYTAARRKRKEDSYTPGGVVGKRPNLASMVYTQLVKKVFPGVTTVLGGIEASMRRTVHYDYWQDKLRPSVLADSKADLLVYGMGERAIRETARRVNDGEALAGIPGTARFLGGKETNSLDLSACVVLPSFEECKTDKAKVRELTRLTEREQNPFSGRPLVQMHGARAVLIEPPAEPLSTEDMDRVYELPYVRAAHPSYKEKIPAYTMIKESVTVVRGCGGGCAFCGLGLHQGRFLTSRSEDSVVREVKELSNQPWFHGTVTDIGGPTANLYGCINGVCEACKTCKRSSCLYPAICPNLELDATAAIHLMRRVRELEKVKHVFVQSGIRMDVALRTPEYIRELAKYHVSGHLKVAPEHMHAEVLKKMRKPGPQCFLEFQKAFEKESRKAGKKQYLVPYFISNFPGSTEKEMKAVEQFVREEEWKLQQVQDFIPLPMTAAAATYYTGLDYETGKPVPVIRGLAERRTQMKQLRPHARRGKGKRNR
- a CDS encoding phospholipase D family protein, translated to MKRFLCLVFLAAAIGAAAESPLFGPQDGTNRVAIVNSGYDAMLLRVHLFRNAKKSIDVQTFILTNDECGRLFMYELIQAAKRGVKVRMITDHIASDKDRDLAAFLADVHPNLELKYYRPMGDRLNPSKLRGLMDVLFAFRNTNQRMHNKIITVDGKVAITGGRNIENTYYDFSIGMNFKDRDVLVVGPVVRDIEKSFEQFWGYNYAVAGHDLLDVRKRLEAGGFTRYETWDEFELHGFFDELSPMADDAAQIQDRFADVLLPAQRVDFICDKPGKNSRWGLNGDGVITARLRKELENWNDELVLQSPYLVLDKPMRDFFLRKKAENPDLKVKVSSNSFGATDNIMAYSANYKWRSLYIEDLGFHIYEYRPLPGNLLTVFPAYPKMKALAEQKAAAGEKKKQPYLCIHAKSFVMDGRVAYIGTFNLDPRSANLNTEVGLLIYDPKIAGLVQENIENDMRAGNSWVIARREIPLSLDKVNSFFERISASIPADLWPIRNTASFDLLAGMAPLSPGHPDFYTHYQNVGSFPEDETLAAPNETQTRILKVINGLAAPIL
- a CDS encoding beta-ketoacyl-ACP synthase 3 is translated as MQKQDTDLFLSIYRNMLASRKADAVQEDAAQRGEAFFYIPSSGHEAMAALAPHLTEADWLHCHYRDRALMLARGVTLTDVLLDLLGKSGSPSEGRRMPAFANSHALRLLSAPTCVANNALQAVGVAQAVKAKGEIVYCGIGDGGTQEGEYLEAIAEAVRSELPVLFVVQNNKYALSTLSKGRTFFSRPDGDADEFYGIPILRCDGTNAVETHAVFGEAVSKVRKNQPQIVVMDVERLMSHTNADDHSLYRSAEDIREMLENSDPILILAEKLIEAGIPEDELKKIEHEINHELDEAFTAARKAPICQTELHAKKPIVSGKEEQRADGDALTMIEAMRSVIRARLDSDPDAYFYGEDIEDPKGDVFGLTRGVGKDFPKQVVNSPLSEATIVGAAIGQSLTGKKPVACIQFVDFMLPAFNQIAAELGAMWWRTNGQWECPVTVMAICGGYRPGLGPYHAQTFDATFAHIPGLDVLMPSTAADAAGLLNASFESGRPTIFLFPKNLINDRSVCCADNAAEQFVPIGKARVTRPGKDLTIVSWGSTMPLCEKTADALEEAGAFAELIDLRSLSPWDQETVLSSAQKTGKLLVVHEDNHTCGLGGEILATVAEKTDGIKMARVARADTYIPYHFESQIDVLPSFKSVLTQAAELTGYSLEWQKPVEEAEGMVTVNAIGSSPSDKTVTITELQVEAGQAVQAGDILASVEADKATMEISTPVDGIVEELLLEEGDSVDVGTPLARIKTEETDLIKKPVTSENPGTPILEKLFSADIPSIEKTVSEVRKPILLSSISTVLGARKIVNEDLVNPNDEWDSAAIQKRTGIETRYWIDGTQDVTSMAVQAVRDLLAKERLEPSDIDALVCSTGTPTAMTPSLACRVLRALSPEKGELLMQAHDVNAACSGYMYALQNAVDILRDDPSKKVIVITAETLSPMINHDDPKTSVLFGDAATASLLSCEPRQGNINALVNRPVLSAKGVADKVLYVPNMGSEEKIAMEGLTVFKVAVKKMIDMLSKACADRGIAVDELDQIVPHQANERIIEAIRKTIKYPPEKMFNHICKYANTSSNTIPFALTELMPQLEKDARVGLTAFGGGFTFGAAVIEKQ